The Rhineura floridana isolate rRhiFlo1 chromosome 10, rRhiFlo1.hap2, whole genome shotgun sequence genome includes a region encoding these proteins:
- the LOC133364882 gene encoding uncharacterized protein LOC133364882, with protein MTPTHSGAPGTDASRAEAYGWLVNFDKSHLQPTQRLLHLGAMLDTLQAMVFLAPDRITAITSIARSLMQQTSADVMLLARALGMFISTIHIVPWARAHTRPLQWILLPFQKDIASSNHRKVRLSPALRLSFRWWTKVQHLSKGTSFREPRRTVVTTDASLIGWGAHCNSQYVQGVWSNTEQSQSINWLELKALHLALCHFQSLFPLHHVLIQTDNTCVKPHLNRQGGTRSRPLQDLASLIFVWAEQHLQSLKAEHLRGIWNVTADWLSRQQVFPGEWKLHPAIFHRLQCRFGALSVDLFASSRNYQLPRYFARYLDSTAEAVDALTTPWPDGLLYAFPPIPLLAKTLRKARTERAQLVLIAPFWPRRPWFSDLLAMSMMDPWTLPVRPDLLSQGPVLHQDPTWFNLTAWRLNGDI; from the exons atgaccccaacgcattcaggggctcctggaaccgacgcttccagggcagag gcctacggctggcttgtcaacttcgacaaaagccatctccaaccaacccaacgcctactacatctaggggcaatgttggacaccctgcaggcaatggtcttcttggctccagatcgcatcactgccatcacaagcatcgcaaggtccctgatgcaacaaacatccgcagacgtcatgcttctcgccagagcgctcgggatgtttatatctacaatccacattgtgccatgggctcgagcccacactcggccccttcaatggattctgttgccttttcaaaaagacattgccagctccaaccatcgcaaagttcgcttgagccccgcactgcgcctctccttccgctggtggaccaaggttcaacacctctccaagggcacgtcgttcagagaaccccgcagaactgttgtaaccacagatgccagcctcataggttggggagcccactgcaactcccagtacgttcagggggtttggtccaacacagagcaatcccaaagcatcaactggctggaactaaaggctctccacttagctctatgtcattttcagtctctgttccctttgcatcatgtgctcattcaaacagacaacacgtgtgtaaaaccacatttgaacagacaggggggcaccaggtctcgtcccctgcaggacttagcctccctcatctttgtctgggcagaacaacatctacaatccctgaaagcagagcacctcagagggatttggaatgtgacagcagactggctcagcagacaacaggtctttccgggagaatggaaacttcatccagccattttccatcgtctccagtgtcggttcggcgccctatcagtcgacctgtttgcctccagtcgcaattaccagcttcccaggtactttgcccgatacctggactcaacagcagaagcagtggatgctctgacaacaccgtggccagacggtctattgtacgcctttcctcccataccattgttagccaaaaccttgaggaaggcgcgaaccgaaagggcacagctggttctgatagcaccattttggccacgccgaccgtggttctcagatcttctggcaatgtcaatgatggatccttggacacttccagtgaggccagaccttctatcccagggtccagtactgcaccaggaccctacttggttcaatctaacagcgtggcgtttgaacggggacatttga